Proteins encoded within one genomic window of Halocatena marina:
- a CDS encoding TlpA disulfide reductase family protein, whose translation MNRRQLLAGIAGVSLTGGSAWVAAQELPAGTALPVQIETMNAHGSDRGTISVPIENTVTVIDLFATWCSPCKAQMGGLASLHDAYGDDLAFISVTNERIGGTLSRADIRMWWHQNDGHWTLGLDPESELMAMLGAGGLPYIAVADADGTITWRHRGVARSDTIRAEIEAALNET comes from the coding sequence ATGAACCGCCGACAGCTGTTAGCCGGTATCGCTGGTGTGTCGCTCACCGGTGGCAGCGCGTGGGTTGCAGCACAGGAGCTTCCTGCAGGCACTGCGTTGCCAGTGCAAATCGAGACGATGAATGCCCACGGATCGGATCGGGGAACAATCAGCGTTCCCATTGAAAACACCGTGACGGTGATTGATCTGTTTGCGACGTGGTGTTCTCCGTGTAAAGCACAGATGGGCGGACTCGCATCTCTCCACGACGCGTATGGTGATGACCTCGCATTCATCTCTGTGACAAACGAACGGATCGGCGGAACACTGTCCCGTGCGGACATCCGCATGTGGTGGCACCAGAACGATGGTCACTGGACGCTTGGGTTAGATCCCGAGAGTGAGCTGATGGCGATGCTCGGAGCTGGTGGGCTCCCCTACATCGCCGTTGCTGACGCAGATGGAACGATTACGTGGCGACATAGAGGCGTTGCGAGGAGCGACACAATCCGAGCCGAAATTGAGGCGGCCCTGAATGAAACATAG
- a CDS encoding SCO family protein: MKRRIFLGSLATIGTVGTLGGCLGLADPNPNVTLGEPDRQFDSSDVPYQAWGERVPDVTIPAPVDSRSVSLRTVDTPTVITFFFSHCMTICPVLISALRNVQTDAMNNGYANQVTFLPITFDPARDHAQRLQAYAEEMNIADGAGNWYFLRPDSEQSATQIIQKEFGVMFEKTPTKKQSGYMFTHTPLTLLVNADGYVERAYKTKSPDQETIIDDLAKLR; this comes from the coding sequence ATGAAGAGGCGGATATTTCTCGGATCGCTCGCCACCATCGGGACTGTTGGAACACTTGGTGGATGCCTCGGTCTTGCCGACCCAAATCCAAACGTCACGCTCGGTGAACCAGACCGCCAGTTCGACAGCTCCGATGTGCCGTATCAGGCGTGGGGTGAACGCGTCCCAGACGTCACGATTCCGGCTCCGGTCGATTCTCGATCAGTGTCTCTACGTACTGTCGATACACCGACTGTCATCACGTTCTTTTTCAGCCACTGCATGACCATCTGTCCGGTACTCATTTCGGCACTCAGAAATGTTCAGACAGACGCGATGAACAATGGCTACGCGAATCAGGTAACGTTTCTTCCGATTACGTTCGATCCGGCCCGCGATCACGCCCAACGGTTGCAAGCCTACGCAGAAGAGATGAACATAGCCGACGGTGCGGGCAACTGGTACTTCTTACGACCCGACTCGGAGCAGAGTGCAACGCAGATTATCCAAAAGGAGTTCGGCGTTATGTTCGAGAAAACTCCCACAAAAAAGCAGTCAGGATACATGTTCACGCACACACCGTTGACGCTCCTCGTTAACGCTGATGGGTATGTCGAGCGAGCCTACAAGACAAAATCACCGGACCAAGAGACGATTATCGACGATTTGGCCAAACTCCGATGA
- a CDS encoding MarR family transcriptional regulator — MSVVADESDLSEDERAGLALIRETGGIHQSDFWKELDVSSRKGSRIVESLAEQGFIQREEAIYNGHNTYHLTPATRDLDFSLLMAGDLLSPFVADEEVEANSDAFSQWIMTLAYQ, encoded by the coding sequence ATGAGCGTCGTAGCTGACGAGAGCGATCTTTCGGAGGACGAGCGCGCGGGCCTCGCGCTCATCCGCGAGACGGGTGGTATTCATCAGAGTGACTTCTGGAAAGAGCTCGATGTCTCCTCTCGCAAAGGTAGTCGTATCGTCGAATCACTGGCCGAGCAGGGATTTATCCAGCGTGAGGAAGCGATCTACAACGGACACAATACGTATCATCTCACACCCGCAACGCGCGACCTTGATTTCTCGTTGCTCATGGCCGGTGATCTGCTCTCCCCGTTCGTTGCTGACGAGGAGGTAGAAGCAAACAGTGACGCATTCTCTCAGTGGATCATGACCCTGGCGTATCAGTAA
- a CDS encoding NRDE family protein — protein MCTLTISWQVFENYPVLIAANRDERFDRPTRPPQVIESERRIVAPTDEEAGGTWIGYNEDGLVAAITNRWVDADLAGERSRGLLVRDALDQQTATDACRTVERALDVNEYEGFNLLVADENSAILIEYDGGPTIRTLSPGIHVIMNVGYDTTYTIPSLRPEVSEQQAENGRRLFEHLQPQSSETALAWHKRASGALGNHEFGVCIHGDGYGTRSSSLIRVDSSGRGQYEFADGPPCKNRYETVDKQL, from the coding sequence GTGTGTACTCTTACCATTTCATGGCAGGTTTTTGAAAATTATCCGGTTCTCATTGCAGCGAATCGGGACGAGCGGTTTGACCGACCCACTCGACCACCACAGGTCATCGAGAGCGAGCGCCGAATCGTCGCACCGACCGACGAGGAGGCCGGTGGAACGTGGATCGGCTACAACGAGGACGGTCTTGTTGCTGCAATCACTAATCGCTGGGTCGATGCCGATCTCGCTGGCGAGCGTTCAAGAGGTCTGCTTGTCCGTGACGCACTCGATCAACAAACTGCAACTGATGCCTGCCGGACCGTTGAACGGGCACTCGATGTGAATGAGTACGAGGGATTCAACCTTCTCGTCGCTGATGAGAACAGTGCTATCCTCATCGAATATGACGGTGGTCCGACTATTCGCACGCTGTCTCCTGGTATTCATGTGATTATGAACGTCGGCTACGACACGACGTACACCATTCCATCGCTCCGTCCTGAAGTGAGCGAGCAGCAAGCCGAAAATGGGCGCAGACTCTTTGAGCACCTTCAGCCCCAATCGTCGGAAACTGCTCTCGCGTGGCACAAACGTGCCAGCGGCGCACTCGGGAACCACGAATTCGGCGTCTGTATCCACGGCGACGGGTACGGTACCCGCTCGTCGTCGCTCATCCGCGTCGATAGTAGCGGACGCGGTCAGTACGAGTTCGCCGATGGTCCTCCATGTAAGAATCGTTATGAAACAGTGGACAAGCAACTTTAA
- a CDS encoding class I adenylate-forming enzyme family protein, which yields MRDWLSHRAVVSPDATALITADSSTSTDMRAETETTNTRASVTYSALNETVDQVAARLATLGVGHGSHVGLLMSNRPEAVWLIHATMRLGAVVVPLSTEQTLSELAPRVERADLDLLVCERETEPIAVDCSVPVSSVDDGNVSLMDSPTADESAADPEWKPTDPLVMLYTSGTTGQPKLVVLTVRNVFTSAVASADRLGVLPTDRWCSPLALHHMGGIAPVYRAVIDGTGLILAPTDPKPLLNALSQHEATGVSIVPVLLERLLSVGTLPDSLRVVLLGGAPASNELIEHCGDRGVPLHPTYGMTEAASQIATARPSEATANPGTVGRPLFMTTVTIIDDDGYPLPPNERGEIVVSGPTIMKQYYRDSKATGDAFCAHGFRTGDIGYLDEDDRLWVDGRAGDRIVTGGKTVDPSEVANVLCDHPEIADAAVVGLPDAEWGECVGALLEQTDQDSSVDAATIESYCRARLASHKLPRVVTFGAIPRTESGTIDREVVRARLDVART from the coding sequence ATGCGTGATTGGCTATCCCACCGAGCGGTCGTCTCGCCGGATGCGACAGCACTCATCACAGCCGACTCCAGCACGAGCACGGACATGCGCGCAGAAACGGAAACTACGAACACGCGCGCAAGTGTGACGTATTCGGCGCTCAATGAGACCGTCGATCAGGTCGCTGCTCGATTGGCGACGCTCGGTGTCGGTCACGGGAGCCACGTCGGACTGCTCATGAGCAACCGCCCGGAAGCCGTCTGGCTCATCCACGCGACGATGCGCCTCGGGGCTGTGGTCGTCCCACTTTCGACAGAACAGACGCTATCGGAGCTCGCGCCTCGGGTCGAACGCGCAGATCTCGATCTACTCGTCTGTGAGCGCGAGACAGAGCCGATTGCAGTCGATTGTAGTGTCCCTGTCTCCTCTGTCGACGACGGTAACGTCTCACTCATGGATTCACCGACAGCTGACGAATCGGCTGCTGATCCCGAGTGGAAGCCGACCGATCCGCTCGTGATGCTCTATACGTCGGGGACGACCGGCCAGCCAAAGCTCGTTGTCCTCACTGTTAGGAATGTGTTTACCAGTGCGGTCGCGTCGGCCGACAGGCTCGGCGTACTCCCTACCGATCGATGGTGTTCTCCGCTCGCATTACACCATATGGGTGGGATCGCGCCCGTCTATCGAGCGGTCATCGACGGAACCGGTCTCATTCTCGCGCCAACTGACCCGAAGCCACTCCTCAATGCTCTTTCCCAGCACGAGGCGACCGGTGTTTCGATAGTCCCTGTCCTGCTCGAGCGCTTGCTTTCTGTTGGCACACTCCCAGATTCACTTCGTGTTGTCCTCCTTGGCGGCGCACCAGCATCGAATGAACTCATTGAGCATTGTGGCGACCGCGGCGTCCCCCTCCATCCAACCTACGGAATGACAGAAGCGGCCTCCCAGATCGCTACTGCTCGGCCTTCTGAGGCGACTGCGAACCCTGGAACCGTTGGACGGCCGCTTTTCATGACGACCGTCACTATCATCGACGACGACGGGTATCCGCTTCCACCGAACGAGCGAGGAGAGATCGTCGTTTCTGGCCCGACGATTATGAAACAGTACTACCGTGATTCCAAAGCAACAGGAGACGCGTTCTGTGCACACGGATTCCGGACGGGAGATATCGGCTATCTCGATGAGGATGATCGGCTGTGGGTCGATGGACGAGCGGGCGATCGCATCGTTACTGGGGGCAAGACCGTTGATCCGAGTGAAGTCGCAAACGTCCTTTGCGATCATCCGGAGATCGCCGACGCGGCGGTTGTCGGACTTCCAGACGCAGAATGGGGTGAGTGCGTTGGTGCACTCCTCGAACAGACGGACCAAGACAGTTCTGTCGATGCTGCCACCATCGAATCCTACTGTCGCGCGCGTCTCGCGTCGCATAAGCTACCCCGAGTCGTCACGTTTGGGGCGATCCCGCGGACAGAATCCGGCACGATCGACCGCGAGGTGGTCCGTGCGCGCCTCGACGTGGCGCGGACTTAA
- a CDS encoding mandelate racemase/muconate lactonizing enzyme family protein, producing MDRTLTVEPFSLDLARPLSTADRTITHRDGFLVRIERDGVEGIGEATPLPGWTESIDECRTALERAVSVSEREPLARSTTDRETILAEVPASCPAARHGLALAFSDLRARQARQPLYRYLGGTERVTSVPVNATIGDGSVEATVRAATRAVDRGYDCLKCKVGARPVTADVERLRAVRDAVGPAVELRGDANGAWSREQADRAFEELDAVNISYIEQPLSPDNIEGHTALRGGDVGVALDETLAEISVDEILSAGAADVLILKPMVLGGLDRVRDAAIMAHEGTDSTSSEDVIPIVTTTIDGAYARSGAVHVAASISGISACGLATGDRLAEDLLTHRLPATRGRIAVPQGNGNISRRSGITDA from the coding sequence ATGGATCGTACTTTGACAGTTGAACCGTTTTCTCTCGATCTTGCCCGCCCGCTCTCCACAGCGGATCGGACGATCACGCACCGCGATGGATTTCTCGTCCGCATCGAACGTGATGGCGTCGAGGGCATCGGGGAGGCGACACCACTTCCCGGCTGGACCGAATCGATTGATGAATGTCGCACTGCGCTCGAACGGGCGGTGTCCGTCAGTGAACGTGAACCGCTCGCTCGTTCCACGACCGACCGTGAGACGATTCTCGCTGAGGTTCCTGCTTCCTGTCCGGCCGCACGGCACGGACTCGCGCTTGCATTCTCGGATCTGCGCGCACGGCAAGCGAGACAGCCCCTCTATCGGTATCTCGGTGGCACAGAACGAGTCACGTCGGTTCCAGTGAACGCGACGATCGGGGATGGTTCGGTCGAAGCGACTGTTCGAGCTGCCACGCGCGCGGTCGACCGAGGCTACGACTGTCTCAAGTGCAAGGTTGGAGCACGACCAGTCACAGCGGATGTAGAGAGACTGCGTGCCGTCCGCGATGCTGTTGGGCCGGCCGTTGAACTACGAGGAGACGCCAACGGCGCATGGAGCCGCGAGCAGGCCGATCGCGCGTTCGAAGAGCTCGACGCTGTGAATATCAGCTACATCGAACAACCCCTTTCTCCCGACAATATTGAGGGACACACCGCTCTACGCGGAGGTGATGTGGGCGTAGCGCTCGACGAAACGCTCGCTGAAATATCGGTCGATGAGATACTTTCGGCAGGCGCAGCAGATGTCCTCATTTTGAAGCCAATGGTGCTTGGAGGACTCGATCGTGTGCGTGATGCGGCCATAATGGCGCACGAAGGAACTGATAGCACGAGCTCCGAGGACGTGATTCCCATCGTGACGACGACGATCGACGGCGCGTATGCGCGCTCGGGGGCTGTTCACGTCGCTGCAAGCATCTCTGGTATCTCTGCTTGTGGGCTCGCAACCGGTGACCGACTGGCTGAGGATCTCCTCACGCACCGATTACCAGCCACGCGAGGACGGATCGCCGTTCCACAAGGAAACGGCAATATCTCTCGACGTTCAGGTATAACTGATGCGTGA
- a CDS encoding CAP domain-containing protein, translating into MSDEIENGFERRTLLKAIGTGGAVATIGGMATPASATTTDSDRGAGQGSGSDSATASVDSSLARTWESEYWSYKWELSSPRTVVVELVGPDGADFDLYISEGTTSCPIGSHSDQQSWSKASKGSITLDDPDSSTDLRILVSSHEGSGRYTLTVTERSSAESGGDGSSAGSDDGSPAESDGDGSSSESDGDGSSTESDEDGSSTIHQIERNVHQEVNRQRKNNGKAPISYDTQMASVARKHSQDMIDRDYFSHVAPGDDSFADHYNDEGISCNGLGENILYRSIQGTSPEEIAANIVEQWWSSDSHRRNILGTWKTEGIGIAITDDDVLYATEGFGNGC; encoded by the coding sequence ATGTCGGATGAAATAGAGAACGGCTTCGAACGCAGAACACTGTTGAAAGCGATTGGAACAGGAGGTGCGGTGGCTACCATCGGTGGTATGGCCACTCCCGCTTCCGCTACCACTACCGATTCTGATCGTGGAGCGGGACAGGGGAGTGGTTCGGATTCTGCCACAGCGAGTGTCGATAGTTCGCTCGCCAGAACCTGGGAGAGCGAGTACTGGTCATACAAGTGGGAGCTTTCCAGCCCGAGGACGGTTGTCGTCGAGCTTGTTGGACCGGATGGCGCGGATTTCGACCTCTATATCAGTGAAGGCACCACTTCCTGTCCAATCGGGTCTCACTCTGATCAGCAGTCGTGGTCGAAAGCCAGCAAAGGATCGATCACTCTCGACGATCCGGATAGTTCGACGGACCTGCGAATTCTTGTTAGCTCGCACGAAGGTAGTGGACGCTACACGCTGACTGTCACCGAACGATCGTCCGCTGAATCGGGTGGAGATGGATCATCCGCCGGATCAGATGACGGATCGCCCGCTGAATCGGATGGGGACGGGTCATCCAGTGAATCAGATGGAGACGGATCGTCAACAGAATCGGATGAAGATGGATCGTCCACCATCCATCAGATTGAGCGCAACGTTCATCAGGAAGTCAATCGGCAGCGCAAGAACAACGGTAAAGCACCCATCTCATACGACACCCAAATGGCGAGTGTCGCTCGCAAGCACAGTCAGGACATGATCGACCGTGACTACTTCTCCCACGTTGCACCTGGGGATGACAGCTTCGCGGATCACTACAACGACGAGGGCATCAGCTGCAACGGGTTGGGAGAGAATATTCTGTATCGGAGCATTCAGGGCACCTCTCCCGAGGAGATCGCCGCCAATATCGTCGAGCAGTGGTGGTCGAGCGATTCTCACCGTCGGAACATCCTTGGAACGTGGAAGACAGAAGGCATCGGTATCGCAATTACCGATGACGACGTTTTGTACGCGACAGAGGGATTCGGGAATGGATGCTGA
- a CDS encoding 1,4-dihydroxy-2-naphthoate polyprenyltransferase yields MTEVSRKKAWLMAARPQTLPAGASPVVVGIGLAIESEVFSPIPALAALLGALLIQIGTNFANDYYDAVKGADTDEREGFTRVTQSGLIRPAAVKRAMYGTFAVAILTGVYLVYVGGLPILIVGLSSVAAGLLYTGGPYPYGYRGLGDLFVFVFFGLVAVTGTYYVQATAMTAAPLSIGIPPETVPTVVVLASLPAAGLSTTILVVNNIRDRETDAKTGKRTLAVMLGYRWSRIEFLSLIGLAYVVPIAFALIGYSLTVLLPLLTLPLAISLSRTVLTKTSGDALNPALETTGKLLAAHSVLFAVGFALA; encoded by the coding sequence ATGACGGAGGTTTCTCGAAAAAAAGCGTGGCTGATGGCCGCTCGCCCGCAGACGCTTCCAGCCGGTGCGTCTCCGGTCGTGGTCGGGATCGGTCTCGCGATTGAATCCGAAGTCTTTAGCCCGATACCGGCGCTTGCGGCGCTGCTCGGAGCGCTGCTCATCCAGATCGGAACGAACTTCGCAAACGACTACTACGACGCCGTAAAGGGTGCAGACACCGATGAACGCGAAGGATTCACACGCGTCACACAGTCGGGACTTATCCGGCCAGCAGCGGTCAAGCGCGCGATGTACGGCACCTTCGCTGTTGCCATCCTTACAGGGGTGTATCTCGTTTACGTTGGTGGACTCCCGATTCTGATCGTCGGACTGTCCTCAGTCGCGGCAGGACTTCTCTACACTGGTGGACCGTACCCGTACGGCTACCGGGGGTTGGGTGACCTCTTTGTGTTCGTCTTCTTCGGACTGGTCGCGGTCACCGGCACGTACTACGTACAAGCAACAGCGATGACCGCAGCGCCGCTTTCGATCGGTATTCCTCCGGAAACGGTACCCACAGTGGTTGTTCTCGCAAGTCTTCCAGCAGCGGGACTTTCGACTACAATTCTCGTCGTGAACAACATCCGCGACCGAGAGACCGACGCGAAAACCGGAAAGCGCACGCTGGCAGTGATGTTAGGCTATCGATGGAGCCGTATCGAATTCCTGTCGTTGATCGGGTTGGCGTACGTCGTTCCGATCGCGTTTGCCTTGATCGGCTACAGTCTCACTGTTCTCTTACCGTTGCTCACACTCCCGCTTGCGATTTCGCTCTCGCGGACGGTGCTCACGAAAACGAGCGGCGATGCCCTCAACCCAGCGCTCGAAACGACTGGGAAGTTGCTTGCAGCCCACTCGGTGCTCTTCGCTGTGGGATTCGCTCTCGCTTAG
- a CDS encoding 1,4-dihydroxy-2-naphthoyl-CoA synthase: MVSELFDAEQWDEITEFDFRDITYHRAREQGTVRIAFDRPEVRNAFRPGTVDELYVALDHAKRQTDVGCVLLTGNGPSSKDGGRAFCSGGDQAIRGADGYQYDDGEGSETGRLHILEVQRLIRHLPKPVIAVVPGWAVGGGHSLHVVCDMTLASEEHAQFKQTDPDVASFDGGFGSAYLAQQVGQKKAREIFFLGKSYSAAEAATMGMVNDVVPHASLEETALEWAKEINGKSPTAIRMLKYAFNLDTDGLVGQQVFAGEATRLAYMTDEAREGRDAFVEGRAPDFSGVPWHY; this comes from the coding sequence ATGGTTTCGGAACTTTTCGATGCAGAGCAGTGGGATGAAATCACGGAATTCGACTTCCGGGATATCACCTACCATCGCGCGCGTGAGCAGGGAACAGTCCGTATCGCGTTCGATCGACCCGAAGTGCGCAACGCGTTTCGCCCTGGAACGGTCGACGAACTCTACGTCGCGCTTGATCACGCGAAACGACAGACCGACGTCGGCTGCGTGTTGCTCACCGGCAACGGTCCATCATCAAAAGACGGAGGCCGAGCGTTCTGTTCCGGCGGTGATCAAGCCATCAGAGGAGCCGATGGCTATCAGTACGATGATGGTGAGGGGAGTGAGACCGGACGACTCCACATCCTCGAAGTCCAGCGGCTCATTCGCCATCTGCCAAAGCCAGTTATCGCGGTCGTTCCTGGCTGGGCGGTTGGCGGCGGACACAGCCTCCATGTCGTCTGTGATATGACGCTGGCGAGCGAGGAACACGCACAGTTCAAACAGACTGACCCCGACGTGGCGAGCTTCGACGGTGGTTTCGGATCAGCGTATCTCGCCCAGCAGGTTGGTCAAAAGAAAGCCCGTGAGATTTTCTTCCTCGGGAAGTCGTACTCCGCAGCGGAGGCGGCAACGATGGGAATGGTCAATGACGTGGTTCCACACGCTTCCCTCGAAGAAACCGCGCTCGAATGGGCAAAGGAGATCAACGGGAAATCCCCAACGGCGATTCGGATGTTAAAATACGCGTTCAATCTTGACACCGACGGGCTAGTCGGTCAGCAGGTGTTTGCGGGTGAGGCGACCCGGCTCGCGTACATGACCGATGAAGCCCGAGAGGGACGCGACGCCTTCGTCGAGGGGCGCGCGCCAGACTTCTCTGGCGTGCCGTGGCACTACTAG
- a CDS encoding trans-aconitate 2-methyltransferase: protein MTPLSLNDLPRHSEWAAYLLDASSDPPTDPEMYTKLETYDDIYAYLLKRYHENPIDYETFIEETRSLGRNDPDVISIDEALYFASSAELLAQERSVIRDALRPALGGDETVVDLGCGWGATLGVIADTFPNRVIGGEYSEHGVELARELSAGTDRISVEQFDFHGDWDLLDGNNNIIFTCDSLTAIASVETVVDRLASCVGDGEIIGGVHLEPVGPHPDTMLGLLRRQYAKVRNYNTDVLSAIGKHQNLSVTTVEYDSIGANPLHPLTTVRWQAKQE from the coding sequence GTGACTCCGCTTTCGCTCAATGACCTTCCGAGACACTCCGAGTGGGCCGCCTATCTGCTCGATGCGAGCAGCGATCCACCGACTGATCCGGAAATGTACACGAAATTAGAGACGTACGATGATATCTACGCCTATCTCCTCAAGCGATACCACGAGAATCCGATCGATTACGAGACGTTCATCGAGGAAACACGGTCGTTGGGGCGTAACGATCCAGACGTCATCTCGATCGACGAAGCGCTGTATTTTGCCAGCTCAGCTGAACTCCTCGCACAAGAGAGATCCGTCATCCGCGATGCGCTTCGACCAGCACTCGGTGGAGACGAAACCGTCGTTGATCTCGGCTGTGGGTGGGGTGCGACCCTCGGCGTCATTGCCGACACATTTCCGAACCGCGTGATTGGGGGCGAATACAGCGAACACGGCGTCGAATTGGCACGCGAGCTCTCCGCTGGAACGGACCGCATCTCGGTCGAACAGTTCGATTTCCACGGTGATTGGGATCTCCTTGATGGAAATAACAATATTATCTTCACTTGTGATTCGCTTACAGCGATAGCTTCTGTTGAAACAGTGGTTGATCGGCTCGCATCGTGTGTGGGAGACGGTGAGATCATCGGTGGCGTTCATCTTGAACCAGTCGGACCACATCCCGACACGATGCTCGGACTGCTCCGCCGACAGTACGCAAAAGTTCGGAACTACAATACGGACGTATTGTCCGCCATCGGCAAACATCAGAATCTCTCGGTGACCACTGTCGAATACGACAGTATCGGGGCAAATCCGCTCCATCCCCTCACGACAGTGAGGTGGCAGGCCAAACAGGAGTGA
- the menD gene encoding 2-succinyl-5-enolpyruvyl-6-hydroxy-3-cyclohexene-1-carboxylic-acid synthase yields MSLQNRNTLWGSVIADELAKAGVNAVCLAPGSRCTPLTVALADHDAIETYSHLDERSAAFFALGRAKRTGIPTPLVCTSGTAAANFHPAVIESHQSRVPMLLLTADRPRVLQDSGANQTIDQEKLYGDAVRAYRTLPEPDADDRKLRSLRTAIARAVGTTMGVEPGPVHLNVPFEKPLEPVPTDDVPEDFAEEYPRAVYGRDGPFVTVTGGEPALDFDANDVRALMKSIETAHRGLIVTGPESDLTTNALSRLADATDFPVLADPLSGHRFGTHVERVLVCGGYDSYLAAFDHDPDVVLRFGASPTSKTLRQYLRDSGARQFVVDPAGGWREASFTATDLVSADPTRLADALAQRVETTHAGTEWYSRFEQAEQDYWSFIERDATLFEGGLVYDVTTLTPDPSTLFVSNSMPVRDLDRFGPPRSAAITTFGNRGASGIDGITSTALGVKSASDEEPLVLVTGDIAYYHDMNGLLAVSRCDVDVTIVLVNNDGGGIFHLLPIEEFDPPFTEYFNTPHNLDFESTGDLYGLDFERCESREAFRAAYRKSIEGEGTQVIEVCVDGQESHRHRDSLHEKVCEMTEQ; encoded by the coding sequence ATGAGCTTACAAAACCGGAACACGCTTTGGGGATCGGTCATCGCTGATGAACTTGCGAAGGCAGGCGTGAACGCTGTTTGTCTCGCTCCAGGCAGCCGATGTACTCCGCTCACAGTTGCGCTCGCCGATCACGACGCTATCGAGACGTATTCACATCTCGATGAGCGTTCGGCTGCGTTTTTCGCGCTCGGTCGCGCAAAGCGCACAGGAATCCCGACCCCGCTCGTCTGTACGTCAGGAACCGCAGCAGCGAATTTCCACCCTGCTGTCATCGAGTCCCACCAATCGCGCGTACCGATGCTCTTGCTCACGGCCGATCGGCCGCGGGTGCTTCAGGACAGCGGCGCAAATCAGACGATCGATCAGGAGAAGCTCTACGGCGACGCGGTGCGCGCATATCGGACGCTTCCCGAACCAGACGCAGATGATCGTAAACTCCGATCACTTCGGACTGCCATCGCGCGAGCGGTTGGGACGACAATGGGCGTCGAGCCGGGACCTGTCCACCTCAACGTCCCGTTCGAAAAACCACTCGAACCCGTCCCCACTGATGACGTTCCAGAGGATTTCGCGGAGGAGTATCCTCGTGCAGTTTACGGACGCGATGGACCGTTCGTAACTGTGACCGGTGGAGAGCCAGCTCTCGATTTTGATGCGAATGACGTGCGCGCGCTAATGAAATCGATCGAGACTGCGCACCGGGGTCTCATCGTTACAGGACCCGAAAGTGATCTCACCACAAATGCGCTGTCTCGACTGGCGGATGCGACGGATTTCCCGGTTCTCGCTGATCCGCTTTCTGGTCATCGCTTCGGCACGCACGTCGAGCGTGTGTTGGTCTGTGGCGGATACGATTCGTATCTCGCTGCATTCGATCACGACCCCGATGTTGTCCTCCGGTTCGGTGCCTCACCCACCTCGAAAACGCTCCGACAGTATCTGCGCGACTCTGGAGCCCGACAGTTCGTCGTCGATCCTGCCGGTGGCTGGCGGGAGGCGTCGTTCACCGCAACCGATCTCGTCAGTGCGGATCCAACGCGACTCGCCGATGCGCTCGCACAACGCGTCGAAACTACTCATGCAGGAACGGAGTGGTACAGTCGCTTCGAACAGGCCGAACAGGACTACTGGTCGTTCATCGAACGCGACGCGACTCTCTTCGAGGGCGGACTCGTGTACGATGTGACCACGCTGACACCGGATCCGAGCACGCTGTTCGTCTCGAACAGTATGCCCGTCCGCGATCTCGACAGATTCGGTCCGCCACGGTCGGCAGCGATAACAACGTTCGGAAACCGTGGCGCAAGCGGAATCGATGGCATCACGAGCACCGCCCTTGGAGTCAAAAGCGCGAGTGACGAGGAACCGCTCGTGCTTGTCACCGGGGACATCGCGTACTATCACGACATGAACGGCCTCCTCGCTGTCAGTCGGTGTGACGTTGATGTCACAATTGTTCTCGTGAACAACGACGGTGGCGGTATTTTCCACCTCCTTCCGATCGAGGAGTTCGATCCTCCGTTCACTGAGTACTTCAACACCCCACACAATCTGGACTTCGAGTCAACCGGCGATTTATACGGTCTGGACTTCGAGCGGTGCGAATCGCGCGAAGCGTTTCGTGCGGCCTACCGCAAATCAATCGAAGGAGAGGGAACGCAAGTCATCGAAGTCTGTGTCGACGGACAGGAGAGCCACAGACACAGGGATTCCCTTCACGAAAAGGTGTGTGAAATGACTGAACAGTAA